The Alnus glutinosa chromosome 7, dhAlnGlut1.1, whole genome shotgun sequence genome includes a region encoding these proteins:
- the LOC133873786 gene encoding thaumatin-like protein 1 isoform X3 gives MANRALIILLLLLLTTGGRSDLIFYYENKCSYPVWLAARPSIGDSDPERGPNTLEIFSMPDQWTGSIWARTKCSFNASYYFSCETGDCGSGLKECQNPPPALPVTLLNFEIKPSFVSYEVSLNHGHNIPVRIQPDGGSLLGEVGPCPVVDCIEAISDVCPSPLVAQNSDGRYIGCYSACDEFKDPKYCCTGNYSSPGACQPNDYSKTFKRLCKLAHTYPGDNDPPTYKCTGATRS, from the exons ATGGCTAACAGAGCTCTCATCATCCTTCTCCTCTTGTTGCTCACTACAG GTGGACGCTCTGATTTAATCTTCTACTACGAGAACAAATGCAGTTACCCGGTATGGCTTGCTGCCAGACCCTCAATCGGTGATTCTGATCCTGAGCGTGGTCCGAACACCTTAGAGATATTCTCAATGCCTGATCAATGGACTGGTAGCATCTGGGCTAGGACCAAGTGTAGCTTCAATGCCTCGTATTACTTTTCATGTGAAACAGGGGACTGTGGCTCTGGCTTGAAAGAATGCCAAAACCCACCACCCGCATTACCTGTCACCCTTCTCAATTTCGAGATCAAACCATCTTTTGTCTCCTATGAAGTGAGCTTGAACCACGGCCACAACATTCCCGTCCGGATCCAACCGGACGGCGGGTCTCTACTCGGCGAGGTTGGGCCATGTCCTGTCGTAGATTGTATAGAAGCTATAAGTGACGTGTGTCCGAGTCCTCTAGTAGCCCAGAACAGTGATGGGCGGTATATTGGGTGTTATAGCGCGTGCGATGAGTTTAAGGATCCAAAATATTGTTGCACAGGGAATTATAGTAGCCCAGGGGCTTGCCAGCCTAACGACTACTCGAAGACCTTCAAGCGACTATGCAAACTTGCCCACACCTATCCAGGGGACAATGATCCTCCCACTTATAAATGCACCGGGGCAACGAG AAGCTAA
- the LOC133873786 gene encoding thaumatin-like protein 1b isoform X2 codes for MANRALIILLLLLLTTGGRSDLIFYYENKCSYPVWLAARPSIGDSDPERGPNTLEIFSMPDQWTGSIWARTKCSFNASYYFSCETGDCGSGLKECQNPPPALPVTLLNFEIKPSFVSYEVSLNHGHNIPVRIQPDGGSLLGEVGPCPVVDCIEAISDVCPSPLVAQNSDGRYIGCYSACDEFKDPKYCCTGNYSSPGACQPNDYSKTFKRLCKLAHTYPGDNDPPTYKCTGATRYNITFCPF; via the exons ATGGCTAACAGAGCTCTCATCATCCTTCTCCTCTTGTTGCTCACTACAG GTGGACGCTCTGATTTAATCTTCTACTACGAGAACAAATGCAGTTACCCGGTATGGCTTGCTGCCAGACCCTCAATCGGTGATTCTGATCCTGAGCGTGGTCCGAACACCTTAGAGATATTCTCAATGCCTGATCAATGGACTGGTAGCATCTGGGCTAGGACCAAGTGTAGCTTCAATGCCTCGTATTACTTTTCATGTGAAACAGGGGACTGTGGCTCTGGCTTGAAAGAATGCCAAAACCCACCACCCGCATTACCTGTCACCCTTCTCAATTTCGAGATCAAACCATCTTTTGTCTCCTATGAAGTGAGCTTGAACCACGGCCACAACATTCCCGTCCGGATCCAACCGGACGGCGGGTCTCTACTCGGCGAGGTTGGGCCATGTCCTGTCGTAGATTGTATAGAAGCTATAAGTGACGTGTGTCCGAGTCCTCTAGTAGCCCAGAACAGTGATGGGCGGTATATTGGGTGTTATAGCGCGTGCGATGAGTTTAAGGATCCAAAATATTGTTGCACAGGGAATTATAGTAGCCCAGGGGCTTGCCAGCCTAACGACTACTCGAAGACCTTCAAGCGACTATGCAAACTTGCCCACACCTATCCAGGGGACAATGATCCTCCCACTTATAAATGCACCGGGGCAACGAGGTACAACATAACCTTTTGTCCCTTCTAG